From one Mya arenaria isolate MELC-2E11 chromosome 4, ASM2691426v1 genomic stretch:
- the LOC128230842 gene encoding sulfotransferase 1B1-like produces MSRVQEKDDGGETLEFVDMGDIRTPAFGIKTDDELKKIFDAIPAFKHRDDDVMLCAFAKTGTNWMFEVLMMLLRRKAERVHLSKMLTMLELQGVEDVDKVPSPRVINCHLPPRFLPKDMAQKKIKTVLCLRNPKDTAVSYFNHMRGLKMYSYCNGQWKNWMRPYVQGKYEYGPYPAYLNEWQEVIEMGPGYPIHVMFFEDLKMNGMKEIERLIQFLEIDISDSLKKDILDMCGFQKMAADKFNKNAEQFFNGNFLFFRKGEVGDWKNWFTVEQNEYFDSEWKKQIRADTIFQFKYTPNPANE; encoded by the exons ATGTCACGTGTCCAGGAAAAGGACGATGGCGGGGAGACTTTGGAGTTTGTGGACATGGGGGATATCCGGACACCCGCCTTTGGTATAAAGACTGACGATGAACTCAAGAAAATCTTTGACGCGATACCAGCATTCAAACACAGGGATGACGACGTTATGTTGTGCGCATTTGCAAAGACCG GTACGAACTGGATGTTTGAggtgttgatgatgttgttgcgGCGGAAGGCGGAGCGGGTGCATCTCAGCAAGATGCTGACTATGCTTGAGCTGCAAGGGGTCGAGGATGTGGACAAGGTCCCCTCTCCCAGGGTCATCAACTGCCATCTCCCACCCAG atttctGCCTAAAGATATGGCACAAAAGAAGATCAAGACGGTGTTATGTTTGCGAAATCCAAAGGACACGGCCGTCTCATACTTCAACCATATGCGAGGACTCAAAATGTACAGCTACTGTAACGGACAATGGAAAAACTGGATGCGGCCTTACGTCCAGGGAAAAT ACGAGTACGGGCCCTACCCTGCCTACCTGAACGAGTGGCAGGAAGTCATAGAGATGGGACCTGGGTACCCGATCCACGTGATGTTCTTCGAGGACCTGAAAATG AACGGGATGAAAGAGATAGAAAGGCTTATACAATTTCTAGAGATCGATATATCGGATAGTTTGAAGAAAGATATACTAGATATGTGTGGCTTCCAGAAGATGGCTGCGGACAAATTCAACAAAAATGCAGAGCAGTTCTTCAATGGAAACTTTCTATTTTTTAGAAAAG GTGAGGTTGGGGACTGGAAGAACTGGTTTACGGTGGAACAGAACGAATACTTCGACTCCGAGTGGAAGAAACAGATCCGGGCAGATACCATTTTCCAGTTCAAATACACACCAAATCCAGCAAACGAGTGA
- the LOC128230843 gene encoding sulfotransferase 1B1-like, translating to MCSILFGSGTNWLFDVLMILLRWKAERVNLNKLVTMLELHGAENVDNVRSPRVINCHLPPRGEEVKEAELLQVVMYFYALNMVNMDLTPPTWVEVMENGMKEIERLISFLEIDISDSLQRDILDMCGFQKMAADKMLIQDQDGFFNENFRFFRKGEVGDWKNWFTVEQNEYFDSEWNKQIRADTIFQFKYTQNQANS from the exons ATGTGTTCCATACTCTTTGGGTCAGGTACGAACTGGCTGTTTGATGTGTTGATGATATTGCTGCGGTGGAAGGCGGAGCGGGTGAACCTCAACAAACTAGTGACTATGCTTGAGCTACATGGGGCGGAGAATGTGGATAATGTCCGCTCTCCCAGGGTCATCAACTGCCATCTCCCACCCAG AGGGGAGGAAGTTAAAGAGGCAGAGCTGCTACAAGTCGTCATGTACTTTTACGCCCTAAACATGGTGAATATGGACCTTACACCGCCTACCTGGGTAGAGGTAATGGAG AATGGGATGAAAGAAATCGAAAGGCTTATTTCATTTCTAGAGATCGATATATCGGATAGTTTGCAGAGAGATATACTAGACATGTGTGGCTTCCAGAAGATGGCTGCGGACAAAATGCTCATACAAGATCAAGATgggttttttaatgaaaactttCGATTCTTTAGAAAAG GTGAGGTTGGCGACTGGAAGAACTGGTTTACGGTGGAACAGAACGAATATTTCGACTCCGAATGGAACAAACAGATCCGGGCAGATACTATCTTTCAGTTCAAGTACACACAGAATCAAGCAAACTCCTAA